A single window of Syntrophotalea acetylenica DNA harbors:
- a CDS encoding 6-carboxyhexanoate--CoA ligase, translating to MKEPLFSIRMRAARGDRHISGAERLAGADCLDGLAAGMVKRALGHPKGLPDSISLTIEEIDLSRLMRIGLPDIRTVGVDSVAQGRNAALAGLLRAGISEQAARSAMQALAGGAAPNGESMRGAMLVDALDGRRLEFDAARGVRVSRMDLEERAAAVLARELQAIGLNNTHVQEALVLAAKVLHAPGVLAELCWSDDPDYTAGYVAAPCLGYVRFPLLKPRGEDRGGRAFFLAPGTDVTGLYRFLEKQAVLVDRVGRMLPDERWRACP from the coding sequence ATGAAAGAACCTCTTTTCAGTATTCGCATGCGTGCCGCCCGTGGAGACCGGCATATTTCCGGGGCCGAAAGACTGGCTGGCGCCGACTGTCTGGATGGCCTCGCGGCCGGCATGGTGAAACGGGCGCTCGGCCATCCCAAGGGGCTGCCTGACAGCATTTCCCTGACCATCGAGGAAATTGACCTCTCGAGGCTGATGCGTATCGGATTGCCGGATATACGCACTGTCGGCGTCGACTCGGTGGCGCAGGGCAGAAACGCTGCACTGGCCGGACTGCTTCGCGCGGGGATTTCCGAACAGGCGGCACGTAGTGCCATGCAGGCCTTGGCCGGGGGGGCTGCTCCGAATGGGGAAAGTATGCGAGGGGCGATGCTGGTCGACGCCCTCGACGGGCGGCGTCTTGAATTCGACGCGGCGCGCGGCGTGCGGGTGTCGCGCATGGATCTCGAAGAACGCGCCGCTGCCGTGCTTGCCAGGGAGCTGCAAGCCATCGGATTGAACAACACGCATGTTCAAGAGGCGTTGGTGCTGGCGGCCAAAGTGCTGCATGCCCCTGGAGTGCTGGCCGAGCTTTGCTGGTCGGATGATCCCGATTACACGGCAGGTTATGTTGCCGCGCCTTGTCTGGGCTACGTGCGTTTTCCGCTGCTCAAGCCTCGGGGTGAGGATCGTGGCGGCAGAGCTTTTTTTCTCGCCCCGGGCACCGATGTGACCGGTTTGTACCGTTTTCTCGAAAAACAGGCGGTTCTGGTCGATCGGGTTGGCCGGATGCTGCCCGATGAAAGGTGGAGGGCATGTCCCTGA
- a CDS encoding MoaD/ThiS family protein: MKVNIKCFSGLSQENVCDHHGSKAYEIGEMATVLDLVKSLEFNPEDIKIVFVNHKEVEMDHVLKEGDQVALSPKTGGM, encoded by the coding sequence ATGAAAGTGAACATCAAGTGCTTTTCGGGTCTGTCCCAGGAAAATGTTTGCGATCATCATGGCAGTAAAGCTTATGAAATCGGGGAGATGGCTACGGTCCTGGACCTGGTGAAGAGTCTTGAGTTCAATCCCGAGGATATCAAGATTGTTTTCGTTAATCACAAGGAAGTGGAGATGGATCATGTTTTGAAAGAAGGAGACCAGGTGGCTCTGTCGCCAAAAACCGGCGGTATGTGA
- a CDS encoding P-II family nitrogen regulator translates to MRKIEAIIKPFKLDEVKEALNEVGIQGLTVTEAKGFGRQKGHTELYRGAEYVVDFIPKIKIEIIVKDDMVAKVIETISEAARTGRIGDGKIFVSPVEEVIRIRTGETGEDAL, encoded by the coding sequence ATGAGGAAAATTGAGGCAATTATCAAACCGTTCAAGTTGGATGAAGTTAAAGAGGCACTGAACGAAGTCGGTATTCAGGGGCTTACCGTTACCGAAGCCAAAGGATTTGGCAGACAGAAAGGGCATACCGAGCTTTACCGCGGCGCTGAGTACGTGGTCGACTTCATTCCCAAGATCAAGATCGAGATCATCGTCAAGGATGATATGGTCGCAAAAGTTATTGAAACCATCAGCGAGGCGGCCCGCACCGGCCGTATCGGCGATGGCAAGATCTTTGTCAGCCCGGTGGAGGAAGTTATCCGCATCCGCACGGGCGAAACAGGTGAGGACGCACTGTAG
- a CDS encoding O-acetyl-ADP-ribose deacetylase, which yields MDRVFLIWDDITRLEVDAIVNAANGSLLGGAGVDGAVHWAAGPGLTEACRRLGGCPAGEARITGGYRLPARYVIHAVGPVYGLDPEPGRLLASCYENCLKLAVAHGIRTLAFPAISCGAYRFPAEQACRIALATIFGFLRQEASIHKVYLVVYSADHFRIYQECMAAWRAAHA from the coding sequence ATGGACAGGGTTTTTCTGATCTGGGACGATATTACCCGTCTCGAAGTCGACGCGATTGTCAACGCCGCGAACGGTTCCCTGCTCGGCGGGGCCGGCGTTGACGGCGCGGTGCACTGGGCGGCCGGGCCGGGATTGACGGAGGCCTGTCGCCGTCTTGGCGGCTGCCCGGCGGGCGAGGCCCGCATAACCGGCGGCTACCGGTTACCGGCCCGCTATGTGATTCATGCCGTAGGGCCGGTCTACGGCCTCGACCCTGAACCCGGGCGACTGCTGGCCAGCTGCTATGAGAACTGCCTCAAACTTGCGGTGGCCCATGGCATACGGACGCTTGCATTTCCGGCAATAAGCTGCGGCGCCTACCGTTTTCCCGCGGAACAAGCCTGTCGCATCGCCCTTGCAACCATCTTTGGTTTTCTGCGGCAGGAAGCTTCCATCCACAAGGTCTATCTGGTAGTTTATTCAGCGGATCATTTCAGAATATATCAGGAATGCATGGCTGCATGGCGCGCTGCGCATGCCTGA
- the modD gene encoding ModD protein: MPTYFSEAWLDQIIEDDIPYGDLTTESLGIGDKPGKIVFSTREPTVICGTEEAARIFKKLGAQINRITASGTVLSPNTDFFEAEGNARTLHAGWRVCLSLLEHVSGIATRTRKIVDLAQKVNPLISVETSRKSFPGGKKVTIKAVLCGGAHPHRLGLSESLLVFRHHQVFMESQKSFWAALDRIRNEIPGKKLTLEVENEAEAMRAAQAGVDIIQLDKMPVETLKTVIDKVRKDYPAIKIAAAGGINEKNASEYAATGADILVLSSVFAGKTSDIGARIMPLA; the protein is encoded by the coding sequence ATGCCGACATATTTTTCCGAAGCATGGCTCGATCAAATCATTGAGGACGACATTCCCTATGGGGATCTGACCACCGAATCCCTCGGCATCGGCGACAAACCCGGTAAAATCGTATTTTCCACCCGGGAACCGACCGTTATCTGCGGCACCGAGGAGGCGGCGCGCATTTTTAAAAAACTGGGAGCGCAAATCAATCGTATTACCGCCAGCGGCACCGTCCTGTCTCCCAATACCGATTTTTTCGAGGCCGAAGGCAATGCGCGAACTCTGCATGCCGGTTGGCGGGTCTGCCTGAGTCTTCTTGAACACGTCTCCGGCATCGCCACACGCACCCGAAAAATTGTCGATCTTGCACAAAAAGTCAATCCGCTGATTTCCGTAGAAACCTCCAGAAAGTCGTTTCCCGGCGGAAAGAAAGTCACCATCAAGGCCGTGTTGTGCGGCGGAGCGCACCCCCACCGACTGGGGCTGTCCGAATCCCTGCTGGTTTTCAGGCATCACCAGGTATTCATGGAAAGCCAAAAGAGCTTCTGGGCAGCACTCGATCGGATACGCAATGAAATCCCGGGTAAAAAACTGACCCTGGAAGTCGAAAATGAAGCGGAAGCCATGCGCGCTGCCCAGGCCGGCGTCGATATCATCCAGTTGGACAAAATGCCCGTGGAGACGCTCAAAACAGTCATCGACAAGGTACGAAAGGATTATCCGGCCATAAAAATAGCAGCGGCGGGCGGCATCAACGAAAAAAACGCATCGGAATACGCAGCGACAGGGGCCGATATCCTGGTGCTGTCTTCCGTCTTTGCCGGCAAAACCAGCGACATCGGCGCGCGTATCATGCCACTGGCGTAA
- a CDS encoding AraC family transcriptional regulator, whose product MQKQDVGDAGLALDKSEPLNVLVADIARWTTDCDEFQTPVPGLTFYRHNKPTEPKPGLAEPSICLIAQGAKRIHLADEIFDYDAHRYLLASVYLPSSYQVISASPEEPYLGLVLKFDMRELSRLMIDSNLPAPRNRAIDRCMSTGEVTLPLLSAFQRIVALIDEPEDIPILAPMLHREILYRLLVGDQGDRLRHIASNGSRSHRVARAIEWLKTHFAQQLRVDELAGIANMSASSFHSHFRAMTSLSPLQYQKHLRLQEARRLMLAEDLDATRAAFQVGYESSSQFSREYSRLFGAPPLRDVINLRQAAVGGEG is encoded by the coding sequence ATGCAAAAACAAGATGTTGGTGATGCCGGACTTGCATTGGATAAGAGCGAACCGCTCAATGTGCTGGTGGCAGACATTGCCCGATGGACCACAGATTGTGATGAATTTCAAACACCTGTCCCGGGCTTGACCTTTTATCGCCATAATAAACCGACCGAACCGAAACCCGGCCTGGCCGAACCCAGTATCTGCCTGATTGCGCAAGGGGCCAAGAGGATACATCTCGCGGACGAAATATTTGACTATGATGCCCACAGGTACCTGCTTGCATCCGTTTATCTGCCGAGCTCGTATCAGGTCATTTCCGCCAGCCCCGAGGAGCCGTATCTTGGACTCGTACTGAAATTCGATATGCGCGAGCTGTCGCGCCTGATGATCGACAGCAATCTTCCCGCACCGCGCAACAGGGCTATCGATCGATGCATGTCGACAGGCGAGGTCACCTTGCCCCTGCTGAGCGCTTTTCAAAGGATTGTCGCTCTGATTGACGAACCGGAAGATATCCCGATACTCGCCCCGATGCTGCACCGGGAAATCCTCTATCGCCTGCTGGTGGGCGATCAAGGGGACAGGCTTCGCCACATCGCCTCCAACGGTAGCCGCAGCCACCGGGTGGCGCGGGCCATCGAGTGGCTGAAAACCCATTTTGCCCAGCAATTGCGGGTCGACGAGCTGGCCGGAATCGCCAATATGAGCGCATCGAGTTTCCACAGCCACTTTCGCGCCATGACCTCCCTGAGTCCGCTGCAATACCAGAAGCACCTGCGCCTGCAGGAGGCGCGGCGGCTGATGCTGGCGGAAGATCTGGATGCGACCAGGGCGGCCTTCCAGGTTGGGTACGAAAGCTCGTCTCAGTTCAGTCGTGAATACAGTCGGTTATTCGGGGCGCCGCCATTGCGGGATGTGATTAATCTGCGACAGGCGGCGGTTGGTGGGGAAGGGTGA
- a CDS encoding ISNCY family transposase: MRRKINRQMSIFELMHTSAIAKELRCISQILDHTPDILDAVHRDLLQGRREDTGRCGLTADQVLRCAVLKQYRELTYEELAFYLEDSVAFRSFARLEMGVYPRKSILQDSIKSLTESTWEALHHLILGYAAGTRIETGKKVRIDSTAIETNIHHPTDSSLLWDGIRIMTRWMVEGHQLRPRPDYPFSDHRRVAKKRALTILNARKQETRVAAYRDLVEVARKVCGYAREAIPVLGAYQGGSFQDGCTAHLLAQQLERALRILEKVIDQTERRVFRDEKVPASEKIISFFESHSDIIVKSRRETEYGHKVFFTGGASNLILDCVIARGNPADSDQYIDMLERHQQRFGTMPRQASADGGFASRDNLSFAKEHQVKDAVFSKRRGLGVLDMAKSNWVYKRLKHFRAGIEANISALKRRFGLTRCTWSGWRGFRRYVWSNVVSYNLLVLARIELAQG; this comes from the coding sequence GTGAGGCGAAAAATCAATCGACAAATGTCCATCTTCGAGCTCATGCATACCAGCGCCATCGCCAAAGAGCTGCGCTGCATTTCGCAGATTCTGGATCACACGCCGGATATCCTCGATGCTGTTCACCGCGATCTGCTTCAGGGTCGGCGCGAGGATACCGGGCGCTGCGGGCTGACGGCTGACCAGGTGCTGCGCTGCGCCGTTCTCAAACAGTATCGCGAGCTGACCTATGAGGAACTGGCCTTCTACCTGGAAGATTCCGTCGCCTTCCGCTCTTTTGCTCGCCTTGAGATGGGCGTTTATCCCCGCAAGTCGATCCTCCAGGACAGTATCAAGAGCTTGACGGAGTCAACCTGGGAGGCCTTGCACCACCTGATCCTCGGCTACGCCGCCGGGACGAGAATCGAGACGGGCAAGAAGGTGCGCATCGACTCCACCGCCATTGAGACCAACATCCATCATCCCACCGACTCCTCGCTGCTGTGGGACGGTATTCGGATCATGACCCGTTGGATGGTCGAGGGCCATCAGCTCAGGCCTCGTCCGGATTACCCATTTTCCGATCATCGCCGGGTAGCCAAAAAGCGCGCCCTAACCATCCTCAATGCCCGCAAGCAGGAAACCCGCGTGGCCGCTTACCGCGACCTGGTGGAGGTAGCCCGCAAGGTCTGCGGCTATGCCCGGGAGGCGATCCCCGTTCTGGGCGCCTACCAGGGCGGCAGCTTCCAAGACGGCTGCACCGCGCACCTTCTGGCACAGCAGCTGGAGCGCGCCCTGCGCATTCTCGAAAAGGTCATCGACCAGACCGAGCGGCGTGTTTTTCGCGACGAAAAGGTTCCGGCCTCGGAGAAAATCATCTCCTTTTTCGAGAGCCACAGCGACATCATCGTCAAGTCGCGCCGCGAAACCGAGTACGGTCACAAGGTCTTTTTTACCGGTGGCGCCTCCAATCTGATTCTGGACTGCGTGATCGCCCGCGGCAATCCCGCCGACAGCGATCAATACATCGACATGCTGGAGCGCCATCAGCAACGTTTCGGCACCATGCCGCGCCAGGCCAGCGCCGATGGGGGCTTTGCCTCCAGGGATAATCTGTCGTTTGCCAAAGAGCATCAGGTCAAGGATGCCGTCTTCTCCAAGCGGCGCGGCCTTGGGGTGCTCGACATGGCCAAGAGCAATTGGGTCTACAAGCGCCTGAAGCACTTTCGCGCCGGGATCGAGGCCAATATTTCCGCCCTGAAACGGCGCTTTGGCCTGACCCGCTGTACCTGGAGCGGATGGCGCGGATTCAGGCGCTATGTCTGGAGCAATGTCGTCTCGTACAACCTGCTGGTTCTGGCACGCATCGAACTGGCCCAGGGCTAA
- a CDS encoding BtpA/SgcQ family protein produces the protein MVSSFNFRHIFGTEKPIIGMIHLRPLPGAPGYRPEAGMPDIIEAAEADARRLIEGGIDGVQIENQGDRPFLKPAQIGFETVAAVTAVVSHLRQRFQVPMGVNIHLNGVNQALAIAAATGCQWVRAFELANAYIAEAGVIEAAGPQALRYRRFLQAENRIMILGDFHVKHGSHQITADKSLIAQAQDVEAALADGLILTGHQTGSPPRSEDLDVLRKTIKIPMLIGSGLSRQNIQDLLPLADGAIVGSSFKLQGDLRNPVDGSLVESFMKTARIVRGDA, from the coding sequence ATGGTATCGTCCTTCAATTTCCGGCACATTTTCGGAACCGAAAAACCCATCATCGGCATGATACACCTCAGGCCTCTGCCGGGGGCTCCGGGGTATCGGCCCGAGGCGGGCATGCCGGACATCATCGAGGCCGCGGAAGCCGACGCCCGGCGTTTGATCGAGGGCGGCATCGATGGCGTCCAGATTGAAAACCAGGGGGATCGGCCATTTCTCAAGCCTGCGCAGATCGGATTTGAAACCGTCGCCGCAGTGACCGCCGTGGTGTCGCATCTGCGCCAGCGGTTTCAGGTGCCCATGGGGGTGAACATTCATCTCAACGGCGTGAACCAGGCCCTGGCGATTGCCGCAGCGACAGGCTGCCAGTGGGTCAGGGCCTTCGAGTTGGCCAATGCCTATATCGCCGAGGCAGGGGTAATCGAAGCTGCCGGGCCCCAGGCGCTGCGCTATCGAAGGTTTCTGCAGGCGGAAAACCGGATCATGATTCTCGGCGATTTTCACGTCAAGCACGGCAGCCATCAGATCACTGCCGATAAAAGTTTGATTGCCCAGGCACAGGATGTGGAAGCCGCCCTGGCCGATGGTCTAATCCTGACCGGACATCAGACCGGCAGCCCGCCCCGAAGCGAGGATCTTGACGTGCTTCGCAAAACCATCAAGATCCCCATGCTCATCGGCAGCGGACTCTCGCGGCAAAACATTCAGGATTTGCTGCCCCTGGCGGATGGCGCTATTGTCGGCAGCAGTTTCAAGCTGCAAGGCGATTTGCGAAATCCCGTTGACGGTTCTCTGGTCGAAAGCTTCATGAAAACCGCAAGGATCGTGCGGGGTGACGCCTGA
- the glnA gene encoding type I glutamate--ammonia ligase, with translation MTPKQVMEFIKENNIQMVDYKFLDFVGVWQHVSVPICEFSEDVFEEGLGFDGSSIRGWQPIHNSDMAIIPDPNTAKRDPFIKVPTLSLICCIFDPITKEGYSRDPRFIAQKAEAYLKSTGIGDTAYFGPEPEFFIFDDVRFNSTCNESFYCVDSSEGIWNTGREEFPNLGYKPRHKEGYFPCAPTDSLVDLRNEMVQVCQEVGIHIEASHHEVATGGQCEIDFKFDSLLNNGDTLQWFKYIIKNVAVRNGKTVTFMPKPLFGDNGSGMHCHVSIWKDGVNTFAGDGYSGLSKNALYFIGGIIKHAKALCAFTNPTTNSYKRLVPGYEAPVNLAYSGRNRSAALRIPQGNSPKAKRVEYRTPDPAANGYLCFSAILMAGLDGIENKIDPGEPLDKDIYGLPPEELATIPSVAGSLLEALEALKEDHAFLLKGDVFTEDVIEKWIEYKTQAEVDPVRMRPVPLEFALYYDC, from the coding sequence ATGACACCGAAACAGGTAATGGAATTTATCAAGGAAAACAACATCCAGATGGTGGATTACAAGTTCCTTGATTTCGTGGGCGTCTGGCAGCACGTATCGGTTCCTATCTGCGAATTCAGCGAAGATGTGTTTGAAGAAGGCCTGGGGTTCGACGGTTCTTCGATCCGCGGTTGGCAGCCTATTCATAACAGCGACATGGCTATCATCCCCGACCCCAACACCGCCAAACGGGATCCTTTCATCAAGGTTCCGACCCTGAGCCTGATCTGCTGCATTTTCGATCCCATTACCAAGGAAGGCTACAGCCGCGACCCGCGTTTCATCGCGCAAAAGGCCGAAGCCTATCTGAAATCCACGGGTATCGGCGATACCGCCTATTTCGGTCCCGAACCCGAGTTTTTCATTTTTGACGATGTGCGTTTCAACTCCACCTGCAACGAGTCTTTCTATTGCGTCGATTCCAGCGAAGGTATCTGGAATACCGGCCGTGAAGAATTCCCCAACCTCGGCTACAAACCCCGCCACAAGGAAGGCTATTTCCCCTGCGCTCCCACCGACTCTCTGGTGGATCTGCGCAACGAGATGGTGCAGGTATGCCAGGAAGTCGGCATTCATATCGAGGCATCGCACCACGAAGTCGCTACCGGCGGCCAGTGCGAGATCGACTTTAAATTCGATTCGCTGCTGAATAACGGCGATACCCTGCAGTGGTTCAAGTACATCATCAAAAACGTTGCCGTGCGCAATGGCAAAACCGTGACCTTCATGCCGAAGCCCCTGTTCGGTGATAACGGCAGCGGCATGCACTGCCACGTCTCTATCTGGAAAGATGGCGTCAATACCTTTGCCGGCGATGGCTATTCCGGCCTGTCCAAGAACGCCCTGTACTTCATCGGCGGCATCATCAAGCACGCCAAGGCTCTTTGCGCTTTCACCAATCCCACCACCAACTCCTACAAGCGCCTGGTGCCCGGCTATGAAGCACCCGTCAATCTGGCCTATTCGGGTCGCAACCGCTCTGCCGCCTTGCGTATTCCCCAGGGCAACAGCCCCAAGGCCAAGCGCGTCGAATACCGTACTCCCGACCCGGCAGCCAACGGTTATCTGTGTTTCTCCGCTATCCTGATGGCCGGTCTTGACGGCATCGAAAACAAGATCGATCCGGGCGAACCGCTGGACAAGGACATCTACGGGCTTCCCCCCGAGGAACTGGCCACCATCCCCAGCGTTGCCGGCAGCCTGCTTGAGGCTCTTGAGGCTCTCAAGGAAGATCATGCCTTCCTGCTCAAAGGCGACGTTTTCACCGAAGACGTTATCGAAAAGTGGATCGAGTACAAAACCCAGGCCGAAGTGGATCCCGTCCGCATGCGCCCGGTGCCCCTCGAATTCGCTCTGTACTACGATTGCTGA
- the bioF gene encoding 8-amino-7-oxononanoate synthase: MSLKSWQDALAALASCGMLRRLQTVTGPQRAHVHMQGREMLLLCSNNYLGLADHPALVEAQSRAAAHYGTGSGGSRLISGSMELHEQLETRLACFKGTQRALLFNSGYAANTGILQGLMGPEDIIFSDRLNHASIIDGCRLSRARTLVYPHRDVAALERLMAGEAAGRKGQWLIVTDGVFSMDGDLAPLPELVALKNRYDCLLMVDDAHGTGVLGAGGKGTGEYFGCLANIDLHMGTMGKALGGFGAFVAGPDVLIQTLLNRARSFIFSTSLPPAVVGAGLAALDIVQSEEGRSLRLRLEQLRALVTQHLGPDICTGFDGNTPILPIITGEPQATVRASAWLQQQGIFLQGIRPPTVPEGSCRLRMTLMATHQPGELLQAADLIRKALSA; this comes from the coding sequence ATGTCCCTGAAAAGCTGGCAGGATGCTCTGGCGGCGCTGGCGTCTTGCGGCATGCTGCGCCGCCTGCAGACCGTGACCGGTCCGCAACGCGCCCATGTTCACATGCAGGGGCGCGAGATGTTGCTGCTTTGTTCCAACAACTACCTTGGGCTGGCCGATCATCCGGCGCTGGTCGAGGCCCAGAGCCGGGCCGCGGCACATTATGGCACCGGCAGCGGTGGCAGCCGGCTTATTTCCGGCAGCATGGAACTTCACGAGCAGCTCGAAACCCGGCTGGCCTGTTTCAAGGGCACGCAGCGAGCCTTGTTGTTCAATTCCGGTTACGCAGCGAATACGGGCATTCTTCAGGGGTTGATGGGGCCGGAGGATATCATCTTTTCCGACCGGCTCAACCATGCGTCGATCATCGACGGTTGCCGTCTGAGCCGCGCGCGGACTCTGGTCTATCCCCATCGGGACGTGGCGGCCCTTGAGCGGCTCATGGCCGGAGAGGCTGCGGGGCGCAAGGGGCAGTGGCTGATCGTCACGGATGGTGTTTTCAGCATGGACGGCGACCTGGCGCCGCTGCCGGAACTGGTTGCCCTGAAAAACCGCTACGATTGTCTGTTGATGGTGGATGATGCGCATGGAACCGGTGTGCTGGGCGCAGGCGGCAAAGGTACCGGGGAATATTTCGGATGCCTTGCCAACATCGATCTGCATATGGGGACGATGGGCAAGGCGCTGGGAGGCTTCGGTGCTTTTGTGGCCGGACCGGATGTTTTGATCCAAACCCTGTTGAACCGCGCCCGTTCCTTTATTTTTTCGACCAGTCTGCCACCGGCAGTGGTCGGCGCCGGGCTGGCGGCTCTGGATATCGTGCAGAGCGAGGAAGGACGATCCCTGCGCTTGCGGCTGGAACAGCTCAGAGCACTTGTTACTCAACATCTCGGCCCGGATATCTGCACCGGTTTTGACGGCAACACGCCGATTTTGCCGATCATTACCGGCGAACCGCAGGCCACGGTGCGCGCCAGCGCCTGGTTGCAGCAGCAGGGAATCTTCCTGCAGGGCATCCGTCCGCCGACGGTACCCGAAGGCAGCTGCCGTTTGCGCATGACCCTCATGGCCACCCATCAACCCGGCGAACTGCTGCAGGCGGCTGACCTGATCCGGAAAGCGTTGTCGGCATGA
- a CDS encoding NUDIX hydrolase has protein sequence MAAEEWFDIVDEQDRVVGRALRSECHGNPGLIHRVAHVLVIDGQGRLLLQKRSLCKDVQPGRWDTSVGGHLDPGEGYYEAALREMREELGIDNVAIRFLYHSRLRNAFESENVATYLARYDGDIRFDPVEIDAVRFFSPEEIAARLGEGFFTPNFEQEWHMFNDWRHQSF, from the coding sequence ATGGCGGCGGAAGAGTGGTTTGATATCGTGGATGAGCAGGATCGGGTGGTGGGGCGGGCGCTGCGCTCCGAGTGCCATGGCAACCCCGGTCTGATTCATCGTGTCGCCCATGTCCTGGTTATTGATGGACAGGGGCGGTTGCTGCTTCAGAAACGGTCCTTGTGCAAGGATGTGCAACCCGGGCGCTGGGATACCAGCGTCGGCGGTCATCTTGACCCGGGTGAGGGGTATTACGAAGCGGCATTGAGGGAAATGCGCGAGGAGTTGGGGATTGATAATGTTGCCATACGGTTTTTATACCACTCCCGGCTTCGCAACGCCTTTGAATCGGAAAATGTTGCGACCTATCTGGCCCGGTATGACGGGGACATCCGGTTCGATCCGGTAGAAATCGACGCCGTGCGCTTTTTCTCCCCCGAGGAGATAGCAGCCCGGCTGGGCGAGGGTTTTTTTACCCCCAATTTCGAGCAGGAGTGGCATATGTTCAATGATTGGAGACATCAGTCCTTTTAA
- a CDS encoding iron-containing alcohol dehydrogenase, protein MRDFTFFNPTRIEFGKGKEANIGLYLKEFGVDSALILYGSERVKKNGLFDRVAASLGEQGIAFVELGGVISNPLISRVRDAVKIAKEKDLQAVVAVGGGSVLDSAKAVAAGAKYVNDVWDFFVGKAVVEAALPVFSIMTLAATGSEMNMAGVVTNDETRQKYAIVSPLLFPKVSVINPELMASVPRDYLAYSAVDVFSHCLDLYFSASYLPEFSAELIEAILKTVMRTTDALLKNSNDYDARGEFAWAATMALNGNTFVGVEGNTYDTHMIEHAMSALYNVPHGAGLAVVLPAWLKDIKNQMPERFERFADKVFGASGVDAGIDKLTEWFSTIGAPVTFAQAGLSEDAVDPIAENAFGNAKLWKMDTMYPQERISKILKLAV, encoded by the coding sequence ATGCGCGACTTTACATTTTTCAACCCAACGAGAATCGAATTCGGCAAGGGCAAAGAAGCCAATATCGGGCTATACCTTAAAGAGTTTGGCGTCGACAGCGCTTTGATTCTGTACGGGTCGGAGCGGGTGAAGAAGAACGGGCTGTTCGACCGCGTGGCCGCCTCCCTGGGAGAGCAGGGCATTGCCTTTGTCGAGTTGGGCGGGGTAATCAGCAATCCGCTGATCAGCCGCGTGCGCGATGCCGTCAAAATCGCCAAGGAAAAAGACCTGCAGGCCGTCGTGGCGGTGGGCGGTGGCTCGGTGCTGGATTCCGCCAAGGCCGTTGCCGCCGGCGCGAAATACGTCAACGACGTGTGGGATTTTTTTGTCGGCAAAGCCGTGGTCGAAGCGGCCCTTCCCGTATTCTCGATCATGACCCTGGCCGCTACCGGCAGCGAGATGAACATGGCCGGCGTCGTGACCAATGATGAAACCCGGCAGAAATACGCCATCGTCTCCCCCCTGTTGTTTCCCAAGGTATCCGTCATCAATCCCGAACTGATGGCCAGCGTCCCCCGGGACTATCTGGCCTATTCAGCTGTGGATGTTTTTTCTCACTGCCTCGATCTGTATTTCTCCGCCAGCTACCTTCCAGAATTCAGCGCCGAACTCATCGAGGCTATCCTGAAAACCGTCATGCGCACCACGGATGCGTTGCTGAAAAATTCCAACGATTACGATGCGCGGGGCGAGTTCGCCTGGGCGGCAACCATGGCGCTGAATGGCAATACCTTCGTCGGCGTCGAGGGCAACACCTACGACACCCACATGATCGAGCATGCCATGTCGGCGCTGTACAATGTGCCGCACGGTGCCGGGCTGGCGGTGGTGCTGCCCGCCTGGCTGAAGGACATCAAAAATCAGATGCCGGAGCGGTTTGAGCGATTCGCCGACAAGGTGTTCGGCGCCTCCGGCGTCGATGCCGGCATCGACAAGCTGACTGAATGGTTCAGCACCATCGGTGCCCCTGTCACCTTCGCCCAGGCGGGGCTCTCCGAGGACGCTGTCGATCCCATCGCCGAAAATGCTTTTGGCAATGCCAAACTCTGGAAGATGGATACGATGTACCCCCAGGAGCGAATCTCCAAAATTCTGAAATTGGCCGTCTAG